The following proteins are co-located in the Triticum aestivum cultivar Chinese Spring chromosome 1A, IWGSC CS RefSeq v2.1, whole genome shotgun sequence genome:
- the LOC123186530 gene encoding disease resistance protein PIK6-NP-like, translated as MDIVTGAIAKLIPKLADLLVGVYKLHKNVKKNIEDLLKELESMNVALVKIGEVPRDQLDKQDKLWADEVRELSYIIEDVIDKFLVRVNHIQPDDTTNKFKRLMKRTTKLLKKVKDKYGIAHAIKDIQEQLQKVAARRDRNKVVVPNPTEPISIDPCLRALYTEATELVGIYGKRDQELMRLLSMERDDASNNRLKKVSIVGFGGLGKTTLARAVYDKIKGDFDCRAFVPVGQNPDMKKVLRDILIDLGNPHSDLAILDANQLIKMLHEFLENKRYLVIIDDIWDEKLWEGINFAFSSKNNLRCRLITTTRIVSVSNSCCSSADDSVYQMKPLSSDDSRRLFHKRIFPDDSGCPNEYEQVSKDILKKCGGVPLAIITIASVLTSDQQVKTKHEWDILLQFLGSGLTEDNSLEEMRRILSFSYYNLPSHLKTCLLYLCIYPEDTMIDRDRLIWKWVAEGFVHHGKQGTSLFLVGLNYFNQLINRSMIQPIYNDLGQVYACRVHDMVLGLLCNLSHAAKFVKLLDGTRYNMSSQSNVRRLSLQDGNEDQQIMPLTNFVRSITVFPPAVSIMPALSKFEVLRVLDLSDCYLKRSSSLQLNLKDVGHLIHLRYLGLARTGISELPAEIGNLQFLEVLNIGSSSQLSRLPSIVCKLRRLLCLNVCLSEVVPAGVLQNLTSIEVLKNILVCLNVIAQELGNLVRLRELVVSFKNGSLHLYEGFVESLCNLHHIEILSIYRHSSETSFELMDLLGERWVPPVHLREFISWMPSKLSALRRWIKKDPSHLSNLSELTLSRVNDVQQEDVEIIGRLLSLRRLRIKSTHQTQRLLVIRADGFCCMVEFILYCGSAAQIMFEPGALPRAEKVRFSLGVHVAKEDGNYGFDLGLQGNLLSLRREVCVYLCCGGARVGDAKEAEAAVRHALDGHPNHPWIGIEMNPNIAQGAHDDDFCKDVVEN; from the exons ATGGATATTGTCACGGGTGCCATTGCCAAGCTGATCCCCAAGCTGGCCGACCTACTTGTGGGGGTGTACAAGCTGCACAAGAACGTCAAGAAAAATATCgaggacctcctgaaggagcttGAGAGCATGAACGTTGCCCTCGTCAAGATTGGTGAGGTGCCGCGGGACCAGCTCGACAAACAAGACAAGCTCTGGGCCGATGAGGTCAGAGAGCTATCCTACATCATTGAGGATGTCATCGATAAGTTCCTCGTACGAGTCAACCACATTCAGCCAGACGACACCACAAACAAATTCAAGCGGCTCATGAAGAGGACGACCAAGTTGCTGAAGAAAGTCAAGGATAAGTATGGGATAGCTCACGCAATCAAGGACATCCAGGAGCAACTCCAGAAGGTGGCCGCTAGGCGTGACAGGAACAAGGTAGTTGTTCCTAATCCTACGGAACCAATTTCTATTGATCCTTGTCTTCGAGCTTTGTACACAGAAGCGACAGAGCTGGTTGGCATATATGGGAAGAGGGATCAGGAGCTCATGAGGTTGCTCTCCATGGAGAGAGATGATGCCTCTAACAATAGATTGAAGAAGGTCTCCATTGTTGGATTTGGAGGGTTGGGCAAGACCACTCTTGCTAGAGCAGTATATGACAAGATTAAAGGTGATTTTGATTGTCGGGCATTTGTTCCCGTCGGTCAGAACCCTGACATGAAGAAGGTTTTAAGGGATATTCTCATTGATCTCGGCAACCCTCACTCAGATCTTGCGATACTGGATGCCAATCAGCTTATTAAAATGCTTCATGAGTTCCTAGAGAACAAAAG GTATCTCGTCATAATTGATGATATATGGGATGAAAAATTGTGGGAAGGCATCAACTTTGCTTTCTCCAGCAAGAATAATCTACGCTGTCGGCTAATCACCACAACCCGCATTGTTAGTGTCTCCAATTCATGTTGCTCGTCCGCTGATGATTCAGTTTATCAAATGAAACCTCTTTCTAGTGATGACTCCCGAAGGCTCTTCCATAAAAGAATATTTCCTGACGATAGTGGATGTCCAAATGAATATGAACAAGTGTCTAAAGATATATTGAAGAAATGTGGTGGGGTACCACTAGCCATCATTACTATTGCTAGTGTTTTGACTAGTGACCAGCAGGTGAAAACAAAGCATGAGTGGGATATTCTGCTCCAGTTCCTTGGCTCTGGACTAACAGAAGATAACAGTTTAGAGGAGATGCGGAGAATACTATCTTTCAGCTATTATAATCTACCCTCTCATCTGAAAACTTGTCTACTGTACCTATGTATATATCCAGAAGATACCATGATTGATAGAGATAGACTCATATGGAAGTGGGTGGCCGAAGGATTTGTCCACCATGGAAAGCAAGGGACCAGCCTGTTTTTGGTCGGATTGAACTACTTCAACCAGCTCATTAATAGAAGTATGATCCAGCCAATATATAATGATCTAGGCCAGGTATATGCTTGTCGTGTACATGATATGGTTTTGGGCCTTCTCTGCAACTTGTCACATGCAGCAAAGTTTGTCAAGTTATTGGATGGCACTCGGTATAACATGTCTTCACAAAGTAATGTTCGTCGTTTGTCCCTTCAAGATGGAAATGAAGATCAGCAAATCATGCCTCTCACAAATTTTGTAAGGTCAATTACTGTCTTCCCACCTGCTGTTAGTATCATGCCAGCTCTATCAAAGTTTGAAGTTCTGCGTGTACTTGATCTGTCAGACTGTTATCTGAAAAGAAGTAGCAGCCTACAGCTTAACCTCAAGGATGTTGGACACTTAATTCACCTAAGGTACCTTGGTCTAGCACGTACTGGAATTAGTGAACTCCCAGCTGAGATAGGAAACCTGCAGTTTTTGGAGGTGCTGAATATTGGAAGTAGTTCTCAGCTAAGTAGATTGCCGTCGATTGTTTGCAAGTTGAGAAGATTACTCTGCCTAAATGTTTGTCTCTCTGAGGTGGTTCCAGCTGGTGTGTTGCAGAATCTTACGTCCATCGAAGTGTTGAAGAATATCTTGGTCTGTCTGAACGTTATTGCACAAGAGCTTGGCAACCTAGTAAGGCTGAGGGAGCTTGTGGTTTCCTTCAAGAATGGTAGTTTGCATTTGTATGAAGGTTTCGTGGAGTCTCTGTGCAACCTACATCACATCGAAATTCTAAGTATTTATCGCCATTCCAGTGAAACATCTTTTGAGCTGATGGATCTCTTGGGAGAACGTTGGGTGCCTCCTGTACATCTCCGCGAATTTATATCTTGGATGCCCAGCAAACTCTCTGCACTTCGAAGGTGGATAAAGAAAGACCCCTCGCATCTCTCAAACCTCTCCGAGTTAACCCTCTCGCGAGTGAATGATGTGCAGCAGGAGGACGTGGAAATCATTGGGAGGTTGTTGTCCCTTCGTCGTCTCCGCATAAAGAGCACCCACCAAACACAACGGTTGTTAGTCATCCGTGCAGATGGGTTCTGCTGTATGGTAGAATTTATCTTGTATTGTGGGTCAGCAGCACAAATAATGTTTGAACCAGGAGCTTTGCCGAGGGCGGAAAAAGTTAGGTTCAGCCTTGGCGTGCACGTGGCGAAAGAGGATGGTAACTATGGTTTTGACTTGGGCCTGCAGGGGAACCTGCTCTCCCTTCGGAGGGAGGTCTGCGTTTATTTGTGTTGTGGTGGAGCGAGGGTTGGGGATGCCAAGGAAGCAGAGGCTGCGGTGAGGCACGCGCTGGACGGCCATCCCAACCATCCATGGATTGGAATTGAAATGAACCCGAATATAGCACAAG GTGCTCATGACGACGATTTCTGTAAGGACGTGGTGGAGAACTGA